One genomic window of Quercus lobata isolate SW786 chromosome 9, ValleyOak3.0 Primary Assembly, whole genome shotgun sequence includes the following:
- the LOC115960072 gene encoding toll/interleukin-1 receptor-like protein — protein MLVNCHHLQHSGSQDIHTSSSLDSGDRLVSEFPVRLPPVLQAEFLHHHHSPRFKYDVFLSFHGNDTRDNFTNHLYSELIGNVIKAYRDEEGIEQGTFVAPELMKAIKESKFAIVVLSENYALLRMVLE, from the exons ATGTTGGTCAATTGTCATCACTTACAACATTCTGGCTCACAAGATATACACACAAGCTCTTCCCTGGACTCTGGTGACCG GTTAGTTAGCGAGTTTCCAGTACGGCTTCCACCAGTTCTGCAGGCTGagtttcttcatcatcatcattcaccTCGATTCAaatatgatgtttttttaagttttcacGGCAATGACACCCGTGATAATTTTACAAATCATTTATATTCTGAGTTGATAGGCAATGTCATTAAGGCCTATAGGGATGAAGAAGGAATTGAGCAAGGAACATTCGTCGCCCCAGAGCTCatgaaagcaataaaagaatCCAAGTTCGCAATTGTCGTCCTTTCAGAAAACTATGCTTTACTCAGGATGGTGCTTGAATGA
- the LOC115960681 gene encoding 12-oxophytodienoate reductase 2-like, whose protein sequence is MAAEAPTIPLLTPYKLGRFNLSHRVVMAPLTRLRSYGNVPQPQAILYYSQRTSKGGLLIAEATGVSDTARGYPNTPGIWTKEQVEAWKPIVDAVHAKGGIFFCQIWHVGRVSNQGFQPNGQAPISSTDKPLTPQANGTDNPEFTLPRRLRTEEIPQIVNDFRLAARNAIEAGFDGVEIHGAHGYLIDQFMKDQVNDRTDQYGGSLENRCRFALEIVEAVANEIGADMVGIRLSPFADYMESGDSNPEALGLYMAESLNKYGILYCHMVEPRMKTVEQKSESPHSLLPMRKAFKGHFFVAGGYDREDGNKAIAENRADLVVYGRLFLANPDLPKRFKLNAPLNKYNRDTFYISDPALGYTDYPFLEDTA, encoded by the exons ATGGCTgctgaagctcccacaattccTCTTCTTACTCCTTACAAACTGGGCAGGTTCAATCTTTCCCATAG AGTTGTTATGGCACCATTGACCAGATTGAGATCTTATGGCAATGTTCCTCAGCCACAAGCTATCTTATATTATTCTCAAAGAACCTCCAAAGGTGGTCTACTAATAGCTGAAGCCACTGGAGTTTCTGACACTGCTCGAGG gtatccaaacacacctgGTATATGGACAAAAGAACAAGTTGAAGCATGGAAACCCATCGTAGATGCTGTTCATGCCAAAGgtggaattttcttttgtcaaaTTTGGCATGTGGGGAGGGTTTCAAATCAAG GTTTTCAGCCAAATGGTCAAGCTCCAATTTCTTCCACTGACAAGCCTTTGACCCCTCAAGCTAATGGAACTGACAATCCAGAGTTCACTCTTCCAAGGCGACTGAGGACAGAGGAAATTCCTCAAATTGTCAATGATTTTAGACTTGCTGCAAGGAATGCTATTGAAGCTG GTTTTGATGGAGTTGAGATCCATGGGGCTCATGGTTACCTAATTGACCAGTTTATGAAGGATCAAGTGAATGATCGAACAGATCAATATGGTGGATCCCTTGAAAATCGTTGCCGGTTTGCTCTGGAAATAGTTGAAGCTGTTGCTAATGAGATAGGAGCAGACATGGTTGGAATAAGGCTATCTCCTTTTGCAGACTATATGGAATCTGGAGACTCAAATCCAGAAGCTTTGGGCCTTTACATGGCTGAATCCTTAAACAAATATGGGATTCTTTATTGCCACATGGTTGAGCCAAGAATGAAGACAGTTGAACAAAAAAGTGAAAGTCCCCATAGTCTTCTGCCAATGAGAAAGGCTTTTAAGGGTCATTTTTTTGTTGCTGGGGGTTATGACAGGGAAGATGGGAACAAAGCTATTGCTGAAAACCGTGCGGATCTTGTTGTTTATGGTCGTCTGTTTTTAGCCAATCCAGATTTGCCTAAGAGATTTAAGCTCAATGCTCCTCTCAACAAGTACAACAGAGACACATTCTACATCTCTGATCCAGCTCTTGGATACACTGATTATCCATTCCTTGAAGACACTGCTTAG